A stretch of the Rosa rugosa chromosome 5, drRosRugo1.1, whole genome shotgun sequence genome encodes the following:
- the LOC133712235 gene encoding 2-hydroxyisoflavanone dehydratase-like, translating to MASTPKKIASEFLPFIRVYKDGTVERLMGSPYVPPSARDPETGVSSKDIIISDNPKISARLFLPQTLDQNVQNQKLPVLVYFHGGGFCFESAFSSDHHRFLNRLVSKAQVVAVSVEYRLAPEVPIPICYQDCWDALQWVASHTENEDVGAANKEPWLLNYGDFGKVYIGGDSAGGNIVHNIAMKAGTVSSSVKLVGAFMSHAYFLSSKPLGSEPKGEDFKNYVPYMVWGFLNPSTPGGIDSPMVNPAGPGAPSLAGLGCSKLLVCVSSKDELRDRGVWYYDLVKGSGFKGEVELFEVEGEEHAFHILSEAETQNVKKMINRLASFLV from the coding sequence ATGGCTTCCACCCCCAAAAAAATAGCCTCCGAGTTCCTTCCTTTCATCAGAGTCTACAAAGATGGCACAGTCGAACGCCTCATGGGCTCTCCTTATGTGCCTCCATCTGCTCGTGACCCCGAAACCGGTGTTTCCTCCAAAGACATTATCATCTCAGACAACCCCAAAATCTCTGCTCGCCTTTTTCTCCCTCAAACCCTAGACCAAAATGTCCAAAACCAAAAGCTTCCGGTTTTGGTCTACTTCCACGGCGGTGGTTTTTGCTTTGAATCCGCCTTCTCGTCTGATCACCACCGCTTCCTCAACCGCCTGGTCTCGAAAGCCCAAGTCGTTGCTGTTTCAGTCGAGTACAGACTCGCCCCGGAAGTCCCAATTCCCATTTGTTACCAAGACTGCTGGGATGCTCTTCAATGGGTTGCTTCGCATACCGAAAATGAAGATGTGGGTGCTGCTAACAAAGAGCCATGGTTACTCAACTACGGTGATTTCGGTAAAGTTTACATTGGTGGTGACAGTGCAGGTGGTAACATTGTACATAACATAGCAATGAAGGCAGGGACTGTGAGCTCGAGTGTGAAACTAGTTGGGGCATTTATGTCCCACGCTTATTTTTTGAGTTCCAAGCCACTGGGGTCGGAGCCGAAAGGTGAGGACTTCAAGAACTATGTGCCTTACATGGTTTGGGGGTTTCTGAATCCGTCGACTCCGGGAGGGATTGACAGTCCGATGGTGAACCCGGCGGGTCCGGGCGCTCCAAGTCTGGCTGGGCTTGGGTGTTCTAAGCTGCTTGTGTGTGTTTCTAGCAAGGATGAGCTGAGGGATCGAGGTGTTTGGTATTATGATTTGGTGAAGGGAAGTGGGTTTAAAGGAGAAGTTGAGTTGTTTGAAGTGGAAGGAGAGGAACACGCTTTTCATATATTGAGCGAGGCCGAGACTCAGAATGTTAAGAAAATGATCAACAGATTAGCTTCTTTTCTCGTGTAG